The genome window TCATGGAGACTAAAGATTGACAAGTCGGCAAATCAGCAGGAAGCTTCAGTTGTTCAGTGGTTTTGGAACTTTGAGAACAGCCTCCATCCGAGTCTGTATCGGGCACAATTTCCTTGGTTTTCTTTGAGGATGAGATGAGTACAGCTTCCTGGTAAAGGCCTTGCCGAAAATTCACCAACTGTTCTTCGAGCCGAACCACCTCTTCTTCCAGCACAGCTACTTCAGCCAGAAGCTCTACCGTCTTAAGAGaagtgaaagaacaaaaaatagtactattattattattatttgaaaagAGGAGGCAGTACCTCATAGGTTTAgaaataatatcaattataaaTGACATTCTATTTTAAGGATACAAATTCGACTTTCTATAGAAGTTTAATAGACTGATTGGGCGTATGAAAACAaaacagaaagaagaaaaagaaggaaagaataaatTACATGTGAAGGGAGATATGGAGGCAGCCGAGGAAGAGAACCCAAGGGTCTGGTGAAAGCCCTCTCCAAAGCTCTGTGGACATTCTCTTCGTGTCTAAGCTTCTTCCTTAGCTTATCAACCTTGGAATGAGATTGGAACAGAAGATTCAGCACAAAGGAGAGATCAAAAGTATTCGAATCAGATTACAGGTGTGAAAATAAGATTCGGTACATCATGTTGTAAAGctatcttcttttctcttctagACTGGCGTTTGTTGGATCCTTCCTTCGCACCACTAGATTTATTCCCCTGCATCTCGGCGGTCTCCTCAGTGTTCGTTTCCTTGACAAACAAAAGGTTTATAAGAAGAAGAGACAAAACCGGATTAAAGAAGAAAATGCCACTACTTCGGATAGATTCTGCCGACTTGGATTCAAACGATATAAGAAAACAACCAGAAGAAATTGAAAGATACCCATCTCGAATCCATGTCCGAGACGATTGCATCCCATAAAGGAGTGGAATTCGCAGAGGAAAACGAAGAGCCCATTTCGAACTTGGATCTAAACCACCATTTTTGTTCCAAAAGAATCCAAAGTACAGTGGGTTTCCAAATAAAATTCTCGACAAAAACCAATCTTTTACAGAAATCTCAAAACCCCGCCTCGGAAACGCGATCAGGGACGCATCCGTAATGAATCAAACGCTTAAAAAAGACCCCATGATGGATTCAGAAAGAGCAACGAGGAACGCGGACGTCTGTCGATTCAAGCAAAGGAGCCAACAAACAAACGGCACGGGGAACCGAAAGAAAACGGAGACCCGTCTCGAAGTCAATCAAAGGAGCCTACTTTATTGTGCTTCCCGGGGGCTTTCATGGCCTGCAACGCAGTCCGGACTCTGGTATTAGTCATCGCCTCCTCAACTACCGTTCTCTTCTCCACCGCTTATATCAACCGAAACCCACCAAAGCACCCTGAGCACCAGTAGAAAAGGCTGCAAACCGTAACGAGCCGACGCCACTCCCCAGAAGCAACAGAAGTATAAAAACAAACAGCCATGGCAGGGATCAGAGAGGAAGAGCGAGACAGCATACGGCATTAAAGAATGATTCAAACCTTGGGACGTGATCTTATTCCACAATGAGGGCGGGAAAATCGAGCGCTAGCAGGAAGAAGACAGGGCCAAAGGAGCCACCTTTGGACGCCACCATTAAatcggaaagaagaagaagaagagcagcttCTTCTCTCGTCAAACACTTGTACTGCCAGTAACCTATGCGACGTTGAGCTGTAAACAACTGTGGAGGACGGGGAGGAGGATCGCGACACACACACTGTTGCTCTCCGGTTTCTTTAATCCAGTTCTGACGTCTTAGGCTCACGGAGATGCACCGGACCGCAAGGATCGTGCATTACAAGTGGCGGTGGAGGCGCACGGTAGCGTACCGAGGCGCAGCTAAAGCGTGGGGCCGCGCAGGTTAGGGTGGGCTTTGCCCACGCGGTCATCATTAGCTAACGTGCGGTCCCCGCAAGCTTTATTTTTTCTGTCTGTCACCAATCGAAAACGATCTTAATTTTTGCTAATCCAATTATACTACCTCAATTTCGTCACTAATTAACCTCCATGAATTTTGATACGTTTCCTACTACGCTTATGTTTCCTCCACAGAAAACTAATTTGCATCTTTGTTATGTTTACGAACTTATTTTCCATTCAAAAAGGAATAATTACTAATGTGACTGAATGGAGAGGCAGAAAGAAGAACATACATCACCACCTAATACATAGAAAACATAGTACACAAGAAAAGGTGCTAAAGCTACATCTTTGCCATCAAAAGGTGAACCATAAATATGCTCCGGCACAAATAAATGTTTTCTATACATGTCAATTTTGCATGAAAGATTAGCTTTTGGCAACCTTCTAAAGGAGTGAATCTCGTTGTGGCCACATTTATTGCAAGGCCTAAAAGCTTGAACTCGTTATATCCTATATTTATTGCATGCCTTACAACATTACAGTTATGCTTTTGGAGTGATATCATGTTTGTCTCTTCCAATATTCATATTACATTTTGTGTAAAACTAATCGAGAGCAATTTCTCATAATGGAGGAGAAACAGAGAGGGGAATGCCTAGGCATTTGATAGATGCTCTGTTTATGGAATTACAAGCTCTTAAACTGCTTGTTGTGATGATGAGGTGAGAGTATTGAGTGTTCCATTGACAAAGAGATGGGGATATGAACAAAGGAGACATGCACATTAACTCTGCCTCGGTGGTAGAACTATATGTGGATGATGGACAAGAACAGTAGGCCCTGCATGGAGTTCTATTGATGGGAGGGCACGTGAAGAAGAGTTGCCTTTTGCCTGTAACCCCTGTTTCTTTGGAAAGAAGCAGAGCTGTTCTGGTCCTCGGAATGACAGGGAACGACGCATGCAACAAGAGATCTTTGCGAGGCTCAAAGTCATGAAGAGCCAAGCCATTGGAAAGGCATAAAAGAGGAAGGGAGAGAATACATAAAGAGAGAAAGATGTCTGACAGGGCCACATTCCATGATATTTATGTAACTTGTGGGCATCCACACCCAAGCATTTTAATTGCATGATTTGAAGTGACTTCCTTTAAGATAAACTATAATGAACGACAGATTATTTTTAAGGTCATCATCGCATTAGTCTAGTTTTGACTTATGACATGGCTATTCAAAATAATGGAGGTTTAGGGAGTAAGTATCTCTGTTGTTATTGTTCAGGATGAAGTCAAGATGATTAatatagaatcaaactgtaagatACTAATCTGAATTCTATATAAGACTCCAGATATTTGATATattcttaaatattttatttttttattattcatgtaTATAGAGAAAAGAATAAGATCGCTAATAATTAGTCGATTATATTAGGTTAaatagaaatatattttttttagaaatgagAGTGATCTTCTTAATTGATTATCTTTTTTTCCATTGAGATATCAATATCATTTACAAAATTAATCTATTTTAAGGATTTAGAATACAATTAGATATTCCTCGCATATGTCCTTCCACATAATTTATTTGTGTATAAGTATGTCTAAGTTTTATACGATCTCGCATATTAGATATGTCCTTTATTAGTTTATCAAATCAATTGAGGTATGGTTTCCTGCCATTTAAGGCCAATCATACATAATTGACTGTAACAATGACATATAAGGATGCCTGCCAAAGAAACAAAATATGATCGATTGATTGCTCTCATGACTGTGATATATTGTCTGTGACCTAACATAGCATTTGATTCATTGACCATCTATTTATCACAAACTAATGAAAGAATATATGTAATTGATCATCTTGATGTGTCAAGCCTTGGAGTAAAGGACTATGCTGCAATAGTTTGGAATCTAATCTTATTTCATATCCAAAGTAACTCAACTATGGACTATGCTGAATTGGGTGATATTATCATGTTGTTACTGTGTTTTAGAAACCTTGGCTGATACAAACATAGGAGAAAGCATAGTCTTACTTGAGCCAGAACTGAGCATTTGCTTGGACCAGTGATGCAGTGCATTCTACAGACATGAAGCTTAGAGCACTTCCTGCAGGCTGATGATGAGAGAGTTTGCACCAATCATTTGGTGTCAGCATGCAAAATGGGTGATGCATTTAATTAGGTCAACTGTCATGGAACTTGTTCAATCATCCTCCTCATTTCCTCCCACGATTTGACTTGGATCTGTGTCGATGCAGGTGTCTTGTCCTTGTCAAACTAAATGCAAGATATATTTATAATGAATCCTTATGAAGGATTAAATGGATGTCTTATATGAAATCTATAGGCTCGTGGGCCTCATGTATcattataaatatgaattataGGAATATATAATCGTTCCGAGCCATCATGATCTATATCATTCATTATTATTAGGAGTGAGGCATACATAAACTGATAGCTGTCTCTCAAATATTCTAAGTAGTCTTATCCTATTAATTAGAGGAAATCAGATCAACAACAGTTCTCACAGCATAGTATTCATTACAATTCACAAATATAAGTAAAAAATTAAGAGAAATACCAATCAACCACAAGTCCTTCTATACATCAAACCAATTTGTAGAGCTTTTAAGGAATCGAAAATATATTTCTAAAACTAAAGATGATAAATACTTCTTTGGCCCTCAAAAGAATAGTGACCAATAATTCACCTTAAATATATTGATCCAAAGTGTATTATCCTACCCCTTGCAGGTTACGTGCAGCCACTGCTCCCTCTTCAACAAAGCAAGCTCTGAAAGGGATCAGGGATGCAGATAGAGAGGAGATGACCAAATAATTATTGGCCCAATTCCGACACCCTGGCCGAATACCATGACTAAGAACTGAAAAGATTGGCTGGCAGGTACTTGTCCTGCAAGTGTTGTGACATGCCTTCTCAAGACAGGAAGAGTAATTTAACTGGCAAAAGCATAAGGAGAGTTTAATACTAACTTGCTCAAGCTTTTTAGCTATAATTATAGCTTAATGTATGGACTTTGAACTGGTGAGTGGTTGAAAGTGCCAAGGAGTAGTATGTGAAAATGATTCTATTGTTTTGGCATCCTCTGGTTTCAGAAAGAAAGTGCCAAGGAGAAGATAATGACGCCAGCAAGTCGATCAGGACAGGTTTAGTTTACCATCAATGACTAAGTCATTTAATGGTTTTAACTGAGCTCATTCATTCACGAGGGAGATTTCAGATTTGTccatgaagaagaaaggaaaccAAAAGAAATGCTATTGCTAAAAAGATAACACAGAGACGCTCTTAATGATGATAACTGAGGGCATATCTTGGAAGGGGGGCCGAGCTGCTATTGCTTAATATGTTACCTTATCTAGAAATAGTCCTTCAAGAACAAACGGACCATCCCACACCAGCTAATGGATGTCGACTGGTCGAGGTTCTCCCAGAAATATGATGCGAAGTTTTGTTCATCTTTATCTGCAAGCCATTTTCTCTGCTCTTGTCGAATGATGTGGCCACAGTAGTCTAGTTTGATTCGAATCTCCGGTGCAGGCCAACAGTGGTATTGGAATAATGACGAAGACGATCGAGAATTGAGCTTCGTTTTTCATCGACGATGGACGACGTGAGGGCGTGCAATGATGTCTCGGAATGGATAGAATTGTTTGCCTGCGGAGAAGCATGCGGCCATGAGTACGACCCTTACGGTAGGGCGGTGATCTCATAGATGTGTCGTCAAGCGGACGACACACCGTCCCACGCTCTCGGCCTTTTAACCCTTCACATTCTTATTCTCCCTGCGTGACAGAACTCGACCCTCGATAGGTATGATGATGATACATGGATCAGTCACCAGTGCCGCACTCCCCACGCATGGCGTTGCAGCTTGCGTCGCCTTTCCTCCTCTGTAAATTCTGAGCAAGCAAATGAAATGGCTTCAGGGCAAAGCAAGCAACACCCGTGCATGCGTAGAAAAGGACTCTTCATCGACGGTATCGAGTTCAGCCACAACGACAAGTCATCTCCTGCCATGAATGGGTGGGAGAGGACTCTTTTTCGCGAACCTAATTAATCCGTGCCGTGTTCATCTGTGAGCTCCATGGATTGGCTTTGTGATAAAAGGCAACTTAGGGAGAGAAAAGAGACACATTGGAAGCAATCATCCGAAAGGAGAAGACCAACTTAGTTTTGTTGTGTACTTTCTACTAGAATTTCATCGAGTTGAGTACCATGTTTTCCTTCTTGgatgatttttctagaaaatatttagattttaaatatttttttcaatcggtatcttaatttatttattttcaaataatatttttatttatttttatatatgattaGTGATGATGATgcattttgattcttgaatttgcTATCAAACAATCAGAGTGGGTTTGACACACGATTTAACACACaatatttcaaatatatttattGGATGAGATATTGAACGTTTGGTTGCTTCTCTTTAGTTTCGTTATTCTTACACAAATCGATTTATTTTCTATTTGCTGATCCTCGTGCATCTCTCAGTTACATTTATAATTTGTTCAATCATGTTAATGTGAATAAGATTAATAGTATTGTTTTAACAAGTATTTTTAGcatttcaaatattaaaaaaattatttataattactATTTATGGAGAAGGTCCTAGTAGTACATAGGTGTTAACATGTAGAGATTGTCGACTAGTAAGTCGAAAGTGCAAGTCCCTTCTGATAATTTCTGTCGAAAATGGGAATCCCTTCTGATGATTTCTCTTTGTTGACATAAAGAGTAAGCGTGGAAAGGAGGATAAAAAAAATCTACAGGAAGAGACAGTTCACTACGAGTGATGGTTTGGAAATTGAGCGGTAATAAGAATCAAATTTATCGTGCATATACAAgcgataaaaaaaatcaaatttgatcGCTTTTCCAGTAGCACATTAAGTTTGCGGTACCTGAAGACAATAGCTAACTGGATTCTTGTTCACATGAAGTTTGTTCTTGTTCACTTTTCCACTAGCACATGAAGACCTAACTTATATGAGTTCTAAATATATTTGCATCGGATTTTTCGAATAATTAGCCGTATCTTATTTCACTTTCTACATGGCACGTGAATACCTTACTGCACCTTCAAGTGGGAATTGGGATCCTTAGTCTAAACATGGATGGCTTCGATGCCATTTGTGTAGAGACTGGCTTCGCCTGCGTCTTTGAATTGCTTGCGGTCTGATGATCGACATTTCAGCTGCAATTACAGCCAAGTGAGGAAACTATTGCATTCCACCATAGGACAGAATCTAGCCATGGTCGGGTTGAAACTACAACGGGGTGGCCCCGAGTAGAGCTCAGAAAGAAAGAATTACTGTTGGATTCCGGCGAACTCTGTGAGCTCCTCATGAGAGGGAAAGTTCTTTTATTGTTCAAAGCTAATTGGAAGGCTGAGCACCATTCTTTGCTCTTCACTTTGCTAGCCTGTGCGGCACAGATCATCTTTCATTATGTTTGACCATGCATCAAATCTTATAAAGAATGGCTACACTAGATGAGGAATCGTGGGAGAGATTCTTCTATCTTCTAAAAGAGTTCTATGCCATGGGACAGAGGAAGAATGGTGGTTGTCTGAACAATTATGAACTACTGGACACATTAGAAGCTATTAGCTTACTTGATTGATGGCCTATGGCCTCGTAATTTTTCAGGACTTGAAATAGATTATGTTTACCTTTAGAAAGCATAAGCTCACTATATATCATATACGAATTTGCTTCTCACTTCATTGACATGAGGACTGCAGTATTGGAATTTTGTTGGTGTTCTGTGGCACAAAAAACTCTGTTCATCAGAGAAGTAACTGAGGTAACATTGCCCAAATTCTAGTTTGATGATTTGGTTTATGAAGATTAATGCAACAATATTTTGATGCCTACTTTTGCTTCTCGATCTTTAAGATGAATACAATGCCAACAAAATAGAAAAGAAGGAACAGCATAGAACTTGCAATATAAAAGATTGGAACATGAAAGTTTCCTCATCTTTTTTCTTACATACATACAACCATGGATGATACTTCACCTCTCTTACTTCTCTCTCTTCTTATTCTATTTTTTTGCCACAAGGATGAATGGAGAGAAGCCAAGATCAAACTATGGAACATATCTGAAGCAAGACACTCTTATGTGCATGTAGCAGATGCCACCGGTGAACTCCTTACGGGTTTCTCTGCTGCGCTTCCGAGTCCACTCCGTTGAGCCTGTGGCCTACACCTGGGCTGTGACCAGGCGTCGAAGGTCGAACGTTTTCGGTGGTGGCGACGAGTTCACGGACCGCGATTTTGATGGAGACTGCGCTCCTGACGTCGTCGCCGACTCGACGTGCGCATCGCTTACATCCCCTGAGCTTGTACTTCTTTGCCATCGGATGCGCTTCCGCAGATAAGACCGCTCCGCTGATGGTTTCCGTGCTATCACCTCCACCCTGAGGTGCACAGTGCTTGCATCCTTTGGACTCGCGCTTCTTTGCCGTCGGATGCCTTCCCTCGGACAAGAGTGCTTCACCTGTGGAGATGAGTGCAATGAGAAGAACACAAATGCACAACAGCGGCTTCATCTTGGCGATTTCAGGATGCCTTTTCTCCGATAGACGCGAGGATGGTTTGGGGAGGAAGTGACGAGTGTATGCtggatatacatacatatatatattgaagtGTTTCTTTGTGCATTTCCACCACCGTAAAACTCCATAACCTTCTGGTGTTGCATGTTTGAGGCCAAGAATAATGACTTAAAGTGATTGATCAAAGATTAAATTAGTAAATGTTCAGTCaaataatacatacatatatatatatatcatcaagcatgatttctttGCTTCACTGCCGTTCTTGTTGCTATGGTATCCCCCACATATAGGGCTTTAGAATTCCTACTAATTGGATGGTTGTCATGAGCAGAATCTAAGTGGAAGCTTTCTCTGTTTGCGATGATTAGCAGCCAAAGCGAAAATGCAGAGTTACCGTTCATGATACATATAGTTGCCGTCATTATTCTATTCTACGTAGGAACTTAGGTAGCATAATAAAAATTGAGCcatgatataaatctaatgagtcTTATGCTACAAATTAGAGTAGTCAGGGAGTGCAGATGATGATCTTGTTCCATTGCTTTGTTTGCTGTTTGCTTAATCAACCAAAAGAAGGTATAAAATAGCATCCTGTTTGCTTAATCAACCAGACATAATGTCTCTGTTTCTCAGGCTTGGGCTCAGAATAATTAAGGATCAGTTCCATTTCATTCGAGCAGttctaaaaagaaaagaaggaacaGAAAATGAAACCAGACCGCCATGTCTGGCGACCATTTGCACTAAGCAAAGGAAGAAGAACAGCATCGATTCTTTGAATGTCCACCCTTCTTTAATATCGGTTTGGATTCATGCAAGCTTCTTCCCGATCAACAACTGAACTCCTTGCCGATTACTGCTAGGTTGACTGAATGAGACCATCAAAAGCAGAGTGGCTGTATCATCTAAACTGGGAATCGGCGTACAGAAAGCCATCTATAATGCACGAGAAGAAAGAACGGTCGCAAATGAGCCATGTTCAATGGGTGTTTCCTGAGGTGGTCTGCGTGGCGATTCCACCAGTGTGTGTGAGGGTCTCCCTTTCTATTTCTCTAGCAGAAACAGAAGAAGACGATGCTCATTAGCTTCTGTTCCTAAAATTAGCAATTGACCTTTCAATTCTTGGATTATTATCGATTACTTCGCTGTGACCATGAACACACATTCTAAAAGCTATTTGCTCGTTCAATCTACGAACGAATATAAATATATAAGCAGATTGATTCTACTCTCCTTTTTCTAATGTTGTTCCATGACTTTTGCACACTCCACTCGTGTAATGTGCTTTTGTATTCGCTCGTTGATTTCTGAAACGACTTCGATTTACAAAAGCGGGAAAACAAAATGAAGTAATCATTCTACAAATTTATTCCGGATGTATTTCCAAATTTAATTGCTGATCTATGATTCATCATGATTTCAATTATCACGATGCTAAATGTGCAGTTCTTCTACCAAAGCAATTAGGAAGAAGTTGGAATAGCTCGTGTAGTTTTTACGGCACGTATCCGATCCTTTGGAGTTACGTATTCTTGAATTCGATGGTGATTTCCACCACTGGCTGGAGATCGAAGTTTACGGAGTCGTCTCTCATCCGACAGAAGTCTCGCAAACCTACAAAGAGTTCGAGAATGCACCGATCAAATTCCATAGATTGCGTAGTATGGCTTACCAACAAAATCTCTAGAAATTTTCTGATGACTTCCCCACCTTCTGAGCGCGTCTTCGTTTGTTCCTTCTCCATTTCCCACCGGTTCGAAAACGCCCGTCTCCAAATTGACCCTTGAAACTGGCTTCTTCAGTAGCCGCTCTCCTACAGTCACAAGATCGTCAAGGTTCTCCTTTGTAGAGATGTCAGCAGATGAGACTGCCCCAGTTAAGGTGTCATCCTACACTTTGCATCAAAGACGAACATGATCATCAGTAGAGCTACATCTGTAAGCCAAGTCAGGGAATGAAGAGCTGTTGCTGGTACCTCGATGCGAAGATAATTGGACTCTGATCGAAGAGCTTTAAACACCACCGAGAGATGAATGTCAACGATGTCAGCACATGACTGCATCAACACATCGACTAAAGGAGTCGATCCACCACCAAGCAGCCAGCCGAAAACTCCCCACCGGCTTGCGCTCTTCGCACGATACTTCCCTTCGACCTTAGCTGAGCCTGTGCCTAGTGATATCAGTAGAAACTTACGGTAGTCCATGGCCTCGCGAGGGAAGTGATCTGGGTTCTTCTTGTGCACCTCCTTCGTCACCTCTCCCACAGCAACCAACGCCTGGAAGTCGAGCTTAGAGAGATCAGAACAACTAGCGTTTACAGCGTCGAAGAGCGTCAATTGAACTGACAGGAGAATTACCGGGTTGTTGGCGGCTATTCCACCATCAATGAGGTGAAACTCCCGACTACTGCTCCCTTCGGAATCCTTTGTTTCGAAGTAATAGGCTGGGAAGTACGTCGGAGCTGCGGTCGTGCCGATACAGATGTCGGAGAGGCAGGCATCCAAACTGCTATTACGCTTCACCTGCAACAGCTTGGGACAATATTAGATCCGTGTATTGCGTTTCTCGAAAGTGCCAATTCTGCACCATCTTCTTTCCCCCATTATCAGAGAATTTGCAGATGAAGCGGATGCCATACACATTCGCGATGTTAAGATTTGGACTGGTAGGTAAGATTGTGGATACGACATCTCATGGGGCCATATTAAGTAAAACATCA of Musa acuminata AAA Group cultivar baxijiao chromosome BXJ1-7, Cavendish_Baxijiao_AAA, whole genome shotgun sequence contains these proteins:
- the LOC135679920 gene encoding patatin-like protein 2, giving the protein MERSKSIVKQASACGKLITILSIDGGGIRGVIPATILSFLESELQKLDGDDVRIADYFDVIAGTSTGGLVTAMLAAPDENNRPLFAAKDIKSFYLEHSPKIFPQIGGFLAPVRRMFRSLWGPKYSGTYLHSLIREKLGGVRLHETLTNVIIPTFDIKQLHPTIFSSYEVKRNSSLDACLSDICIGTTAAPTYFPAYYFETKDSEGSSSREFHLIDGGIAANNPALVAVGEVTKEVHKKNPDHFPREAMDYRKFLLISLGTGSAKVEGKYRAKSASRWGVFGWLLGGGSTPLVDVLMQSCADIVDIHLSVVFKALRSESNYLRIEDDTLTGAVSSADISTKENLDDLVTVGERLLKKPVSRVNLETGVFEPVGNGEGTNEDALRRFARLLSDERRLRKLRSPASGGNHHRIQEYVTPKDRIRAVKTTRAIPTSS